A genomic window from Gossypium hirsutum isolate 1008001.06 chromosome D12, Gossypium_hirsutum_v2.1, whole genome shotgun sequence includes:
- the LOC107940662 gene encoding uncharacterized protein At2g29880 gives MVDLHNVGTFNADTGFKAGYLNELEKMLEKALSNTMLKARPNIESRIRLLKRDWSIVYDMLNGQNNSGFGWDDHRQVVVAEDAVWDSYLKSHKEAGQFRHRSFPYYDQLTAIYAKDRATGKDAQTAADVLEEINAEDVPTADINEERNEYYDCDANVCLDDMDVSATEPQPDRNQGGSSSSKRKKKNSDASGHFSSSVNDAVTLLVENMRAIGEQISRSIASDVVVQQRSEEFQTIQEKSYKFISNLM, from the exons atggtggacttgcacaatgttggaacatttaacGCTGATacggggttcaaagccggttactTAAACGAGTtagaaaaaatgttagaaaaggctTTATCCAATACAATGTTGAAGGCTAGACCTAATATCGAGTCAAGGATTAGGTTACTAAAAAGGGATTGGTCAATCgtgtatgacatgcttaatggccaaaacaatagcggttttggttgggacgaccATAGGCAggtcgttgttgctgaagatgcggtttgggacTCTTATTTAAAG agtcataaagaagccggtcagttcagacatcgtagtttcccttactatgaccaacttactgccatatacgcaaaagatcgagcaactgggaaagacgctcaaacagccgctgacgttcttgaagaaataaatgctgaGGATGTACCTACTGCAGATATTAATGAAGAAAGAAATGAATACTATGACTGCGATGCTAATGTTTgtttggatgacatggatgtttctgctaCGGAGCCGCAACCAGATAgaaaccaagggggttcctcctcttcaaagaggaaaaaaaagaattCTGACGCAAGtggtcatttttcttcttcagttAATGATGCTGTCACTTTATTGGTTGAAAACATGCGGGCCATTGGCgaacaaatcagtaggagtattgcctccgatgtgGTAGTTCAACAAAGGTCAGAAGAATTCCAGACCATCCAAGAAAAAAGCTACAAATTTATATCCAACCTTATGTGA